attttaattccaaggataacatcagctaagcccatatctttcatgctaaaatttttacttagcatgcctttggtttcttgaatcactcgggaattacttcccatgatgagcatgtcatctacataaagacaaacaataacatatccgttattagaattcttaatgtagatacatttatcgcactcattgattctgaatccatttgacaacattacactgtcaaattttaaatgccattgaagcggtgcttgcttcaacccatataaagacctttgaagtttgcacactttgtgctcttgcccaggtactacaaacccttcaggttgcttcatatatatttcatcttccaactcgccatacaagaacgcagttttcacatccatttggtgaatctcgagattgtgcaaggcagcaatagcgagaagcatccgaatagatgttagtctggtcacaggtgaataggtatcgaagaaatcgtacccttctttctgcctgaaaccttgaacgacaagtcgggctttgtacttatctatagtaccatcagatttgtacttcttctttaggatccatttgcatcctaaagctttacttccaggtggtagatccactaacacccaagtatgattctgcataatggaatcaatctcaatatcgatggcttctttccagagagttgcatctgagccagacatagcttctttaatcgtcaccggttcgccatctagcatcaagacaacataatccggtccatagacattagcttttctaactcgttccccacgtctcggttctacatccataggtgtagaccttggtcttttcctattaggtggtacatgattagaacccgtggcatcatctacttgagtagaattactagctacttccataggtttagaacctgtagcatcaccatcaactccatcattagagttcgatgtacctttatccttgttaggatagatattttcaaagaatatagcattccttgattctatcgttgtcccaacatgtatatcaggtatctccgatctgtgcactataaaacgataggcactgctattaagtgcatgaccaatgaagatacaatccaccgttttaggtcctattgtaacttgctttggtaaaggcacttctaccttggctaaacacccccacactttgaggtatttatacgaaggtttccttcctttccatagctcataaggagttacatctttccctttgagtggaatcttgttcaagatatagttggccgttaagacagcttccccccacatgttctggggtaatcctgaactaatcaacaaggcattcatcatctccttaagagttcgattcttgcgttcagcaacgccgttagattgtggtgaataaggagccgtcgtttgatggattataccactttcgttgcataattcagcaaacggagctacatattctccacctctatcacttcgaaccatcttaattcgacatccaagttgattctcggcttcatttttgaagtttctaaaagcttcaatagcctcatctttacttttcaataagtaaaggtaacaatactttgtgcaatcgtctataaaggtgataaagtacttcttgccagctctagtttgcacgaactttaaatcacaaacatctgtgtgaataagttccaatggttgagtgctcctttttaccgatttaaacggtaacttagccattttggcttcaacacaaacttcacatttttcttgtgagttgtattcatcaacttttagtaaattcatttttactaatctctttatagcatttagattaacatgtccaagtctacaatgccataaatcagaacactcaatcaagtaagcagaagaagttgatgcatctttattgattttagccttggcaggcttacaagctcttacaccaagtttgaaaagtcattcggaggcatagcctttccctaggaactttccccacttgcgtattacaacatagtcagatttgaaaaacaattcaaaatccttattcgtaagcctaaagcccgaaattaaattctttctgacagttggaacgtgtaatacgtctttcaatgtgatctccacgcccgacgtgagttgaagaatcacatctcccatgccaaggacttgggatgtccgttcgctagcctccattatcgttttattttccacttctttgtagttgtggaacaactcacgatttatgcatatatggacggtagcgcctgtgtccacgaaccaagcgttcgggttgtccacatgattcacctcggagatcatggcagcaaagtcatcgtggttccaatcgtcgaagtccttctcgacgttgttcacgttgccatttgctttcttccgctttggcttgcggcaatccttagccatgtgaccttttttgtcacaattataacatacaccatcaaactttgatggttgatgtccgccttgcttccctttacccttattattagggttagggcgaccacgtttgttggagggaccgcctttctcggtgagattggcctttgcctccattggagcttttcccttttgatcacgacttctcacatgatcctccatttgaagcttggatattaatatcggcacggacatctccgagcgctcatgcttcaaaaggttttgaaatttcctccaactaggaggtaatttctctatgatgattgcaacgagcaatgcatccgccaagggcatcccttcggcttgaacctcatgtgaaagattttggaactcttccacttggtccatcaatggccgggagtcgaccattttatattccaaccatttggcgacaatatacttggtagtatttgccttgtccacttgatatttcagatcaagggcctcccacaattgtttcgcggtttcatgaaccttgaaaacacgatagagccgttcgtccagagacatgagaacggtgttacggcacaagtagtcgccgcggcaccagttcaaatatccggcacgaatttcttggcttgtctccccttccccttcactcggggttggaggtttatcctccattaagaatccggcaaaccccacggttgtgaggtagaatagcatcttctcttgccaatatttgaagttcttgcctgagaacgttgatggtttctcggcaagaccaatagttctagatgttgacgatgaagcccccgttgatgcaaacgaggaaaatattgacgacgtggttgaaccgatggttgcagaggtggtggagccatccatattgacgtcggtgtgagccatttctcgaacgtgtatcaacggcagagaaaataatcttcttgcgattgttagaaccgggtacacgatcaagatattacaaaatatttattttgagaaaatacgactcaaaataattgaaaattacaaagtaaataatttgagaaattacaactcaaataatttgatacaactgaaatacactgtataaataatttatacgtataaacaaagtcgagtcgagatgaatctcttcccgcaagaagattatcgccccggtagtgctcttcggtttggcgtatcttccccaaaggtaaaacgactacgtctcgtcggatgtagcaccacaatccggcgagctccggcgaactgaataggatcaagaactgagcacaagtgttaTGTAGAGAGTGTGTGTGTCGAAATGGTAGAATGCAGTATTTGTTGGTGTATCTGAGTGTGTGTtttctgcatgctctccacaagcctatttatagacatgtggtaagtatgaattcaatacattgaattccactccgacggctggaaggTTGAAGATGTGGCCGGTGGCAGCAGCCATTGAAGAAACTAAGCTGCAAAAAtgaagttgccatgcagaagtcgtactggcgtgcttctgctgctgctgtgactTGTTCTGCTGCTGTGGGCTGGGCCATGAAACAATTAGTTGGGCCAAGAAAAAtctgttgggccaaaaattaaaaagcccagtggagttggtccaaaaaatagtttgggccccaaacaccaattgccaagatccaagtccttggccgcggcccgcccgtccggcgtcgtcgtcgtcgtccgtccgtccgtccgtTCGATCGTCgtcggcggcgcgcgtgtgtgtgtgcgcgaggctagtacttagatcaagcccactagcaagcccacaagtcaatttatcaactccatgtgctttgctattcttatacatgaaaaacatctctatgttttccaatgtgggataacatagcataaatgttattttccctcttcaacatccaaactttgacatacaatatctcactcatcggaaatcggttttgagacttcaagtatatcacgttgatctactcgagatgtagattaacatccaatcattattttaattaaataataaatatttaattaaataataatttccagatatggcattaaaaccatatttccaacaaaatCTTGACACATGATCACAGTCTAGAAGATCATATCGAGAGTCTCTCGTCCACGCCTTCGCAAGCAAGTAATTTTATCTCTTCTGTGCTGCAGTTTAATTGGTTAAGAGCAAGCCTAGAATTTATAGCTATTGTATATTAATCACCATGTTGTACTATTGATTTCATTTGATTATGGAGCAAGATTGACGATAGGAATAGTGGTAGAAGTGGTTCTCGCTGGTTTCAATAAGAAAATCGGTTGATTTGGGAAAGAGGATTCTGTGGTAATTAGCATTGATGAAAGTTGGAGATATtgttaattttcaaaaaaaaattccgaCCCAACATCACAACCACATCGTTTGATACGGTAATGTGGGAAAAAATTCACCTCAAAACTTCGATGAGATGAATCATAATTTAGTCACCAGAATTTGGATCCCGAAACAATCTataaaaatgttgaaagttgAGGATTTTTTTCAAGATAAAACCAAAGTTgtgacattttatgaaaaactcTGAAAATTGAGGGCACGAACACTATCAACCCTAAATTGTATacacattaaataaatttaacatGTTACAAAGCTCATACACCTTGTCGAGGCAATTTTTTATGACTACAAATAATTTGCAAGTTCagcataaattttggccatctTGTTTGTGCTGTAAAAGCCATCATCTACTTAGGCTTCAGTTTAAGGGAAGCACTGCACAAATTCAATAGGAAAATTATTAATCTTTTGCAAATTATAACAAGAGAATGTAAAAGCAATGCCAATGGGTCATTGATAGGTATGAATTTCTATACAAAACCTGTTGATACAGTAGCGCTTTCCTGTAGGCGGAGGACCATCGTCGAATATGTGGCCGAGATGAGCATCACAAACTGCACAGAGAACTTCTTGACGTGGCATGAAGATGATAGACAGATCCAGCTTTGACTTCACATTGTTTCCTATAGGCTGATAATACGAGGGCCATCCAGTCCCACTATCGAACTTGGTGGATGACCTAGAGCACGGGGCGCACCAGGTTCAGAGACAAATAAGAGATCCAAGTAGTTGGAGAATGTATTGTTACTCAACTAAGAAATGTGTGAAAGCACTCACTCGAACAAAGGAGTGTCGCAGCAGATGCAGTGGTACGTCCCAATGGTTTTGGTGTTCCAGTATTCTCTGGACATCATGATCagagagtatcataatttaagATGATCAAAAAGAAACAGAACCAAAAGTTTCTAGAGTATAAGTTGCCAAGGCATCTTGTCCATCAATTAAAGTTCTACACCAGTCTCCCTTAAATTATAAGCATTGAACAATCTCAAGCAAGTTGGCATAAGTGAGATGCCATGCCCCTATACAATTTTGAAAAGCCAAAATAGACATAACTTAGCAGCAACTGCTATCGAAAACCATAACTCAATTCGTGGTGAGTTAAAAGGAGGTAGCTTTCCTCATGGTGCTGTTGCTATCACATGTCTTACTTAATAACTGACCACTTAATGCTCAAGCTGTAGAAATGGTTCCTGAGCTACAGCAGCACATCTGAAAGTTTCTGTCTCGTGCCATTCTGCTCCCAAGAATAGTCTAGTTATTCGCTTCATACTACTACCATGATACAGTAAGCAGTAGAGGAGACCAAATCCCATCATTTCGTCGCTCAAATGGAACAACGATTAGAGCTCAAGTTAAATCCCTATTCCTAGTTCAGTGAGCATAGTTTAGTGAGTGATGAATCAATCCTAGGACCTCAAGTACGGAAACCATGAAGTTCATATGAAGCTAGTAACTCCTAAATGAGAAACATGAATTTCTAAAAAGAGCTTGTGTGAAACCACATAGTTAGATGAGGGTGTGGGTGTACCCGGTGAATGCCCTCTCAGTACCCTTCTGTCTAGTAACATAGAACTGTTGGTCAGTTAGCTTCTTCTTCCACTCTTCTTCACTTATTGAACTGTAATTCATGTTTCCT
The genomic region above belongs to Salvia miltiorrhiza cultivar Shanhuang (shh) chromosome 5, IMPLAD_Smil_shh, whole genome shotgun sequence and contains:
- the LOC130986843 gene encoding peptide methionine sulfoxide reductase B1, chloroplastic isoform X1; the protein is MGCYAIAIAKTSFSCLVNPHSTAKSQLVLSSKRQISFAFGGKSLDTLRSRPPFFVSAMGSSSSSSQKQDSTQEAGNMNYSSISEEEWKKKLTDQQFYVTRQKGTERAFTGEYWNTKTIGTYHCICCDTPLFESSTKFDSGTGWPSYYQPIGNNVKSKLDLSIIFMPRQEVLCAVCDAHLGHIFDDGPPPTGKRYCINRFCIEIHTYQ
- the LOC130986843 gene encoding peptide methionine sulfoxide reductase B1, chloroplastic isoform X2; the protein is MGCYAIAIAKTSFSCLVNPHSTAKSQLVLSSKRQISFAFGGKSLDTLRSRPPFFVSAMGSSSSSSQKQDSTQEAGNMNYSSISEEEWKKKLTDQQFYVTRQKGTERAFTGEYWNTKTIGTYHCICCDTPLFESSTKFDSGTGWPSYYQPIGNNVKSKLDLSIIFMPRQEVLCAVCDAHLGHIFDDGPPPTGKRYCINSASLKLKPK